One Salvia splendens isolate huo1 chromosome 22, SspV2, whole genome shotgun sequence DNA segment encodes these proteins:
- the LOC121787698 gene encoding indole-3-acetic acid-amido synthetase GH3.6-like: protein MPEAPDQNPMMSGFNVAENNKKKLDFIEDVTSNPDQIQQQVLSEILSRNANVEYLMRHGLNGHTDRHTFKKTLPVISYEDILPDITRIANGDTSPILCSHHISEFLTSSGTSAGERKMMPTIEEELGRRSLLYSLLMPVMSQFVPGLDKGKGMYFLFIKCESKTPGGLPARPVLTSYYKSSHFMDRPYDPYTNYTSPNEAILCPDSYQSMYSQMLCGLCQHTEVLRVGAVFASGFIRAIRFLEKHWALLCHDLRTGTLNSLITDQGVRDAVLRILKPDQKLAEFVESECSKGSWQGIITRLWPNTKYVDVIVTGTMSQYIPTLDYYSNGLPLVCTMYASSECYFGVNLNPLCKPSDVSYTLIPTMAYFEFLPVHRNDSLSNSISVPLSHNEREQHELVDLAHVKHGQEYELVVTTYAGLYRYRVGDVLRVAGFKNKAPQFNFICRKNVVLSIDSDKTDEVELQAAVLSAVGHLEPFGASLTEYTSYADTNSIPGHYVLYWELSHNGSIPIPPSVFEDCCLTVEESLNAVYRQNRAYEAIGPLEIRIVEGGTFDKLMDYAISLGASINQYKTPRCVKFAPIVELLNSRLASSFFSPKCPKFAAVAAAAHNQWSTDN, encoded by the exons atGCCTGAGGCACCCGATCAGAACCCGATGATGTCCGGCTTCAACGTTGCCGAGAACAACAAGAAGAAGCTGGACTTCATCGAGGATGTAACCTCCAACCCCGACCAAATCCAGCAACAAGTCCTCTCCGAAATCCTCTCCCGAAACGCCAACGTGGAGTACCTCATGAGGCACGGTCTCAACGGCCACACTGATCGCCATACTTTCAAGAAAACCTTGCCCGTCATCTCCTACGAGGACATTCTCCCCGACATCACCCGCATCGCCAACGGCGACACCTCCCCCATTCTCTGCTCCCACCACATCTCCGAGTTCCTCACTAG CTCTGGAACATCTGCCGGGGAGAGGAAAATGATGCCGACGATTGAGGAGGAGCTCGGTCGCAGATCGCTTCTGTACAGCCTCCTGATGCCGGTGATGAGCCAGTTCGTCCCGGGCCTAGACAAGGGGAAGGGGATGTATTTCTTATTCATAAAATGCGAGAGCAAGACCCCGGGCGGGCTCCCCGCCCGCCCGGTTCTCACGAGCTACTACAAGAGCTCCCACTTCATGGACCGGCCTTACGACCCCTACACGAACTACACCAGCCCGAACGAGGCCATCCTCTGCCCGGACTCTTACCAGAGCATGTACTCCCAAATGCTCTGCGGCCTCTGCCAGCACACCGAGGTCCTCCGCGTTGGCGCGGTCTTCGCCTCTGGCTTCATCCGTGCCATCCGCTTCCTCGAGAAGCACTGGGCCCTCCTCTGCCACGACCTCCGCACGGGGACCCTCAACTCCCTGATCACTGATCAGGGAGTCAGGGACGCCGTGTTGCGGATCCTCAAACCCGACCAGAAGCTGGCCGAGTTTGTGGAGTCCGAGTGCAGTAAAGGGTCGTGGCAGGGTATCATCACGCGCCTCTGGCCTAATACAAAATACGTGGACGTTATCGTCACGGGGACCATGTCTCAGTATATTCCGACTCTGGATTACTACAGCAATGGTTTGCCCCTTGTCTGTACAATGTACGCCTCTTCCGAGTGCTACTTTGGTGTCAACCTCAACCCTCTCTGCAAGCCCAGTGATGTCTCGTACACTCTCATCCCGACCATGGCCTATTTCGAGTTCCTTCCCGTTCACCGCAACGACAGCCTCTCCAACTCCATCTCCGTCCCCCTCTCCCACAACGAGAGGGAGCAGCACGAGCTCGTCGATCTCGCCCATGTCAAGCATGGCCAAGAATACGAGCTCGTCGTCACAACTTATGCAG GTCTGTACCGGTACAGAGTGGGCGACGTGCTGCGCGTGGCCGGGTTCAAAAACAAGGCCCCGCAGTTCAACTTCATCTGCAGGAAGAACGTAGTGCTGAGCATAGACTCGGACAAGACGGACGAGGTGGAGCTACAGGCCGCAGTCCTAAGCGCAGTCGGCCACCTGGAGCCATTCGGGGCATCACTCACCGAGTACACAAGCTACGCGGACACAAACAGCATCCCAGGGCACTACGTGCTATACTGGGAGCTGAGCCACAACGGATCAATCCCGATCCCGCCATCCGTGTTCGAGGACTGCTGCCTAACGGTTGAGGAGTCCCTGAACGCGGTGTACAGGCAGAACCGGGCGTACGAGGCGATAGGGCCGCTCGAGATCCGGATCGTGGAGGGAGGGACGTTCGACAAGCTCATGGACTACGCCATCAGCCTCGGTGCATCCATCAATCAGTACAAGACGCCGCGATGCGTCAAATTCGCGCCCATCGTCGAGCTTCTCAACTCGAGGCTGGcgtcctccttcttcagcccaAAGTGCCCCAAATTCGCCGccgtggcggcggcggcgcacaACCAGTGGAGCACGGATAACTGA
- the LOC121786764 gene encoding uncharacterized protein LOC121786764, with amino-acid sequence MTSQFVVWNAQGVANARTKRHLRYLIREHKILFAAVIEPQRSPPALGRNFQGLQFAGSNESGHIWILAHEDWTVEVVDDSRQALHVKVFAVVFPFPIYITIVYGRHTREKRQTLWEKLGDISLAMEGRPWLVGGDFNMFLTSEERQGSDTDRHRDMMDFADAITECQLIDPGFEGPIFT; translated from the coding sequence ATGACGAGCCAGTTCGTAGTGTGGAACGCGCAGGGTGTGGCAAATGCCCGCACCAAGAGGCATCTAAGATATTTGATTCGGGAACACAAGATTTTGTTTGCAGCAGTGATTGAACCACAGAGGTCACCACCAGCTTTAGGAAGGAACTTTCAGGGCCTTCAGTTTGCGGGATCTAATGAAAGTGGTCACATTTGGATTCTTGCTCATGAGGATTGGACAGTGGAAGTGGTTGATGACTCTAGACAGGCTCTACACGTTAAGGTTTTTGCCGTAGTCTTTCCATTCCCGATCTACATCACCATAGTCTATGGGCGGCATACGAGAGAGAAGAGACAGACACTTTGGGAAAAGTTGGGGGACATCTCGCTGGCTATGGAGGGCAGACCATGGCTAGTAGGAGGAGACTTCAACATGTTCCTGACCAGTGAAGAAAGGCAAGGGAGTGATACAGATAGACACAGAGACATGATGGATTTTGCCGATGCTATTACCGAGTGCCAGCTGATTGACCCGGGCTTTGAGGGTCCGATCTTCACGTAG